The genomic segment TCTGTTCGTAAGCGGCCACCATTGCCTCCGACCGGAACATTTTGCCTACCCTTTCCCGGCAACGCCGCGGGTCAATTTCTTCCACCCGCCCGGCTGCCTTT from the Dehalococcoidia bacterium genome contains:
- a CDS encoding glycosyltransferase family 4 protein, which encodes KAAGRVEEIDPRRCRERVGKMFRSEAMVAAYEQMYMKALS